One region of Mesobacillus boroniphilus genomic DNA includes:
- a CDS encoding ABC transporter permease produces MNQKKTELLHQQYLKKLSRERKIVRIYQLLIFIAFFAIWEISSQQKWIDPLLFSSPSKIWNMLIEKTLDGSLAVNLGVTLAETVLGFILGTLAGTILAAILWWSPLLSRILDPYLVILNSMPKVALGPILIVALGTNMTSIIAMGAIISVIITTIVVYTAFKEVDPNYLKVLQTFGATRTQCFREAILPASFPTIISTLKVNVGLSWVGVIVGEFLVSARGLGYMIIYGFQVFNFTLVFLSLLVIAVFATVMYQLVELLEKKLIKSNQ; encoded by the coding sequence TTGAACCAGAAGAAAACTGAACTCCTTCATCAGCAGTATCTTAAAAAGCTAAGCCGCGAGCGAAAAATCGTCCGCATCTATCAATTGTTAATTTTCATAGCTTTTTTCGCCATCTGGGAAATCTCAAGCCAGCAAAAATGGATCGACCCGCTTCTATTCAGTTCACCGTCAAAAATCTGGAATATGCTAATTGAGAAGACATTGGATGGTTCGCTAGCAGTTAACCTTGGAGTGACATTGGCTGAAACCGTACTTGGATTTATCCTCGGTACACTCGCAGGTACAATACTCGCAGCAATATTATGGTGGTCTCCGCTGCTTTCCAGGATTTTGGATCCATACCTTGTAATATTGAATTCCATGCCTAAGGTTGCTCTTGGCCCTATTTTGATCGTTGCGCTTGGAACCAATATGACCTCCATCATTGCGATGGGTGCCATCATCTCCGTTATCATAACTACAATTGTTGTCTACACCGCTTTCAAAGAGGTCGACCCTAACTACCTGAAAGTGCTGCAGACATTCGGAGCTACAAGGACACAATGCTTCCGGGAGGCAATTTTGCCGGCGTCATTCCCGACCATCATTTCAACCTTGAAGGTGAATGTCGGCCTATCCTGGGTAGGAGTCATTGTCGGTGAATTCCTCGTTTCTGCCCGGGGTCTCGGATATATGATCATCTATGGTTTCCAGGTTTTCAATTTCACACTTGTTTTTCTGTCGCTGCTCGTCATCGCCGTGTTCGCAACCGTGATGTACCAGCTCGTTGAACTGCTCGAAAAGAAACTGATCAAAAGCAATCAATAA
- a CDS encoding DUF1540 domain-containing protein translates to MAKDVLCEVNNCHYWKQGNLCSAEKIYVVSHSGETADTQKETDCKTFEAMS, encoded by the coding sequence ATGGCAAAAGATGTATTGTGCGAAGTAAACAACTGTCATTATTGGAAGCAAGGCAACTTGTGCAGTGCTGAAAAAATCTATGTAGTAAGTCATTCAGGCGAAACCGCTGACACCCAAAAGGAAACAGACTGCAAGACGTTCGAAGCAATGAGTTAA
- a CDS encoding alpha/beta fold hydrolase has product MPYAKIDDSLSLYYHIKGNGLPVVFIHPFVMGHNVFMHQEALAERYTTIFYDLAGHGWSSKGNQPVSIEGLAADLKRLLDELGIEKVVLCGYSYGGLVAQEFALKYPERSEALILSGGFSKIDTLIPKFIIKLVMLMVKFGQVSLAAKWQAKFHKCGPEDERKIYEYARRSDARRCYEYCKAGLNYDSSNQLNKLDMPILLVYGSLEKPMHHYRIPFQKKAPNMQVVYIKNGTHQLPPRSYHEFNKIVDRFLQKLNERFKLESNKKKEAGLG; this is encoded by the coding sequence ATGCCATATGCCAAAATCGATGACTCACTCTCACTTTACTATCATATAAAAGGTAACGGACTACCTGTTGTTTTTATTCATCCTTTTGTAATGGGACACAATGTTTTTATGCATCAGGAGGCGCTTGCTGAACGATACACGACAATCTTTTATGACTTAGCCGGACATGGATGGAGCTCGAAAGGAAACCAGCCTGTAAGTATCGAGGGACTTGCAGCCGATTTGAAGAGGCTGCTTGATGAACTAGGTATTGAAAAAGTGGTGCTCTGTGGTTATTCCTATGGCGGGTTGGTTGCCCAGGAATTTGCACTGAAGTATCCTGAACGGTCAGAAGCGTTGATTTTGTCTGGTGGTTTTTCAAAAATTGATACCCTTATCCCAAAATTTATTATTAAGTTAGTGATGCTAATGGTCAAATTCGGTCAAGTGTCTCTTGCTGCAAAATGGCAGGCAAAGTTTCATAAATGTGGTCCAGAAGATGAAAGAAAGATATATGAATATGCCAGAAGGTCTGATGCCCGGCGGTGCTATGAGTATTGCAAAGCAGGCCTCAACTATGATTCCAGCAACCAGCTTAATAAGCTGGATATGCCTATCCTGCTTGTATACGGTTCGCTTGAAAAACCGATGCATCATTACCGAATTCCTTTTCAAAAAAAAGCTCCCAATATGCAAGTGGTGTATATAAAAAATGGCACGCATCAGCTGCCGCCCAGGTCTTATCATGAATTCAATAAGATTGTCGATCGCTTTTTACAGAAGCTCAATGAAAGATTCAAACTAGAAAGTAACAAGAAGAAGGAAGCAGGATTGGGGTAG
- a CDS encoding ABC transporter substrate-binding protein has product MKKWFKAGFALFLITVLIIPLAACSQDKVQTVKVAEVTRSIFYAPQYVALEKGFFEDEGLEVELTTTWGGDKTMTAVLSNAADIGLVGSETSIYVYAQGSNDPVINFAQLTQTDGTFLVSREKIDDFSWDQIKGATYLGQRTGGMPQMVGEFVLKKHGIDPKSDLNMIQNIDYANIPNAFASGTGDFVQLFEPQASLFEKEGKGHIVASFGTESGHVPYTTFMSKQSYMKENPETIEKFTRAIFKAQQWVDSHSAKETAEVIQPFFKDTDLALIETVVDRYKSQGSYATDPILDEEEWKNLQDIMDEAGELPEEVSHDTLVNTEVAKEIMK; this is encoded by the coding sequence ATGAAAAAATGGTTCAAAGCCGGTTTTGCTTTATTTTTGATTACTGTACTTATTATACCTCTTGCTGCTTGCAGTCAAGACAAGGTACAGACTGTCAAAGTGGCCGAGGTAACGCGTTCGATCTTCTATGCTCCTCAATATGTTGCCCTTGAAAAGGGATTTTTTGAGGATGAAGGATTGGAAGTTGAATTAACAACTACTTGGGGCGGCGACAAGACCATGACAGCCGTGCTCTCGAACGCAGCTGATATTGGACTCGTTGGTTCTGAGACGTCAATCTACGTCTATGCCCAGGGATCAAATGACCCAGTCATTAACTTTGCCCAGCTGACGCAAACCGATGGCACCTTCCTTGTTTCCAGAGAAAAAATCGATGATTTTTCATGGGATCAAATAAAAGGAGCCACCTATCTCGGTCAGCGAACAGGCGGGATGCCGCAAATGGTCGGTGAATTTGTACTTAAGAAGCACGGCATCGATCCAAAGTCAGATTTGAATATGATCCAAAATATTGATTACGCGAATATTCCCAACGCCTTCGCTTCCGGTACCGGAGATTTTGTCCAGCTATTCGAACCGCAAGCTAGCTTGTTTGAAAAAGAAGGCAAAGGCCATATCGTCGCTTCATTCGGAACAGAATCCGGTCATGTACCTTATACCACATTTATGTCAAAACAAAGCTATATGAAGGAAAACCCGGAAACAATTGAAAAATTCACTCGTGCCATCTTCAAAGCTCAACAATGGGTGGACTCACACAGTGCAAAAGAAACAGCTGAGGTCATCCAGCCATTTTTTAAAGATACAGATTTAGCGCTCATCGAGACAGTGGTTGATCGCTATAAGAGCCAGGGTTCCTATGCCACAGATCCAATTTTGGATGAGGAAGAGTGGAAGAACTTACAGGACATTATGGATGAAGCAGGTGAACTTCCTGAAGAAGTCAGCCATGACACATTAGTCAATACAGAGGTGGCAAAAGAAATCATGAAATAA
- a CDS encoding Dps family protein — protein MAQTDLIQAVNKQVANWTVLYTKLHNYHWYVTGRHFFTLHTKFEELYNEAATIIDEFAERILALDGKPVATLKEYLELSSVEEATGSENEEDMVKQLHDDFATIVDELQNAIELAEKAEDTATADMMTEVKMSLRKHMWMFKAYLG, from the coding sequence ATGGCACAAACAGATTTAATTCAAGCAGTTAACAAGCAAGTTGCAAACTGGACGGTACTTTACACAAAGCTTCATAATTATCACTGGTATGTTACAGGACGTCACTTCTTCACGCTGCATACGAAATTTGAAGAGCTTTATAACGAAGCAGCGACAATCATTGATGAATTCGCGGAAAGGATTCTCGCGTTAGACGGAAAGCCAGTGGCAACGCTTAAAGAATATCTGGAATTATCTTCGGTTGAAGAAGCAACTGGTTCAGAAAATGAAGAAGACATGGTCAAACAATTGCATGATGACTTTGCTACAATCGTGGACGAGCTTCAAAATGCTATCGAACTTGCAGAAAAGGCAGAAGATACAGCTACTGCGGATATGATGACAGAAGTAAAAATGAGCCTTCGCAAGCATATGTGGATGTTCAAGGCTTATCTTGGATAA
- a CDS encoding cytochrome d ubiquinol oxidase subunit II, whose amino-acid sequence MTDALTAITVLWGFVFIYAVMATMDFGAGFWSMVYINKTKTKATNIANRYLSPTWEVTNTFIVALVVAVYSMFPKAAYTLGTVLLIPGSMILLLLSLRSAFLVFSNIAEDYRKVLTYISGISGILIPGLLISVLPITHGGFVEFSEGSQNLNLGKLFTSPNEYAFIGFAVASTLFLSSLLLADYSKASDELHAYNVYRRDALIMGPISLVMAFAVMLTLRDEATWIYNNMMDDLYILIISVIFFLIGGLALILPSIGNKPIRGIPRLAVIMITLQYLAASYVYGKAHLPYIVYPEVTIQSAFTDPNSFRAVFTTYIVGFLILFPGFIYFWSLFMQDKRYLRQKKAKEQT is encoded by the coding sequence GTGACTGATGCACTTACTGCCATAACCGTCCTATGGGGCTTTGTTTTTATTTATGCCGTCATGGCCACGATGGATTTCGGTGCCGGATTCTGGTCGATGGTGTATATCAATAAAACGAAAACGAAAGCAACAAATATCGCCAACCGCTATCTGTCGCCGACATGGGAGGTTACAAATACATTTATCGTTGCGCTTGTCGTCGCTGTTTATAGCATGTTCCCCAAAGCGGCTTACACTTTAGGAACTGTATTGCTGATTCCTGGCAGCATGATCTTGCTTCTATTGTCATTGCGAAGCGCTTTCCTTGTTTTTTCGAATATTGCGGAGGATTATCGGAAGGTTCTCACTTATATATCAGGAATCAGCGGAATTCTCATCCCAGGATTACTGATCAGCGTCCTTCCAATAACTCATGGGGGTTTCGTGGAGTTTTCTGAAGGGTCCCAGAACCTGAATCTTGGCAAATTGTTTACAAGTCCAAATGAATACGCCTTTATTGGTTTTGCTGTAGCCAGTACACTATTTCTGTCGTCCCTGCTGCTTGCCGATTACTCAAAAGCCTCCGATGAACTTCACGCTTACAATGTATATAGACGCGATGCATTAATTATGGGGCCTATTTCACTTGTCATGGCTTTTGCCGTTATGCTGACCTTAAGAGATGAGGCTACCTGGATTTACAATAACATGATGGATGATCTCTATATTCTGATTATATCAGTGATTTTTTTCCTGATTGGCGGACTGGCGCTTATCCTTCCGTCCATAGGTAATAAACCGATCAGAGGTATTCCTCGGCTCGCAGTCATTATGATTACACTGCAATATCTTGCAGCAAGCTATGTTTACGGGAAGGCACATCTGCCTTACATTGTCTATCCAGAAGTCACAATCCAGTCCGCTTTCACTGACCCTAATTCATTCAGGGCTGTATTCACGACATACATAGTCGGATTTTTGATCCTTTTTCCGGGCTTCATCTATTTTTGGAGCTTGTTCATGCAGGATAAACGATATTTACGGCAAAAAAAAGCGAAAGAACAAACATGA
- a CDS encoding cytochrome ubiquinol oxidase subunit I encodes MDDILIARSLFGTTMGFHIINATIGVGLPLMILAAELLYQKTKDLDYAIMAKRWTKAFAVTLGVGIPTGTIAGVQLSLLWPGFMEVVGRVMALPFQIEIYAFFIEALFMSIYVYAADRISPWMRIASLTLVAFGALASAVLITNVHAFQGTPRGFRVENGELVDIDPWAAFFNPSFAVTAGHVVVTAYMTGAFIIATVAAYKMLRSDFGSKVYKFHQKALMASLIIGGIFSILTAVNGHAAAQYLHEYQPEKLAAAEGLFETQEYAPLAIGGFTDRETESVKWGIEIPWALSFLAGNSFDTEVKGLNDFPEEHWPPLFIHTLFNAMVGVGMLLITLSMIAFVWNKILKKDRFPKFLMWLFVATGPLAMLGIEFGWVFACTGRQPWVIYRVLSTTDAATTATNLGILFMLFAGVYVLLGVMEIIVLRYFFRRNTVLDDLNRAQQKEIPLFGSNT; translated from the coding sequence ATGGATGATATATTGATTGCCCGCTCACTTTTTGGCACAACTATGGGTTTCCATATTATCAATGCAACAATTGGGGTCGGGCTGCCATTGATGATACTTGCGGCAGAACTTCTTTATCAGAAAACAAAGGACCTTGATTACGCCATAATGGCTAAAAGATGGACAAAAGCTTTTGCGGTGACACTTGGTGTCGGCATCCCGACTGGAACTATTGCTGGAGTTCAGCTCTCCCTCCTCTGGCCAGGATTCATGGAGGTCGTTGGCAGAGTAATGGCTCTCCCATTCCAAATTGAGATTTATGCTTTTTTTATCGAAGCTTTGTTCATGTCTATCTATGTTTATGCAGCAGACAGGATATCACCATGGATGAGGATTGCCAGCCTAACGCTTGTGGCTTTCGGCGCTCTTGCCTCAGCTGTGCTGATTACGAATGTCCACGCATTCCAGGGTACACCAAGAGGTTTTCGTGTTGAAAACGGTGAACTGGTGGACATTGATCCCTGGGCTGCCTTTTTCAATCCAAGCTTTGCTGTAACAGCGGGACATGTCGTGGTAACGGCCTATATGACTGGCGCGTTTATCATCGCCACTGTCGCTGCCTATAAGATGCTGAGAAGTGATTTTGGTTCAAAGGTGTACAAGTTCCATCAGAAGGCGCTGATGGCCAGTTTGATTATTGGCGGGATTTTCTCCATCCTGACCGCAGTGAATGGCCATGCTGCTGCCCAATACCTGCATGAATACCAGCCTGAAAAACTGGCAGCTGCTGAAGGGCTTTTTGAGACACAGGAATATGCACCACTGGCGATTGGAGGGTTTACCGACAGGGAAACGGAATCGGTCAAATGGGGGATTGAAATTCCATGGGCTTTAAGTTTTTTAGCGGGCAATTCTTTTGATACCGAAGTAAAAGGACTGAATGATTTTCCCGAGGAACATTGGCCTCCACTGTTTATCCATACATTATTTAATGCAATGGTCGGTGTCGGGATGCTGTTGATCACCCTCTCCATGATCGCATTTGTCTGGAACAAAATCTTAAAAAAAGACCGGTTTCCAAAATTCCTCATGTGGCTGTTTGTAGCTACTGGCCCGCTTGCAATGCTGGGAATTGAATTCGGCTGGGTTTTTGCCTGCACAGGGAGGCAGCCATGGGTGATCTACCGTGTCCTTTCCACCACGGATGCTGCGACAACTGCCACAAACCTTGGCATTTTATTTATGCTGTTTGCCGGAGTTTACGTTTTACTGGGTGTTATGGAAATCATCGTCCTTCGCTACTTCTTCCGGAGAAATACTGTATTAGATGATTTAAACAGAGCACAGCAAAAGGAGATCCCATTGTTTGGTTCTAATACATGA
- a CDS encoding hydrolase produces MPEGKKTYYINISEGEISSVSTASPWNFKIEANDEEITALREIFDQSYSTGWQNFMRAHVPYVQYHYDRDNDALDRQLIQTYEMIYKLGDEEARNHIESMGILPEK; encoded by the coding sequence ATGCCAGAAGGCAAAAAAACATACTACATCAACATTAGTGAGGGCGAGATTTCAAGCGTTTCAACCGCATCTCCATGGAATTTTAAAATTGAGGCAAATGACGAGGAAATCACTGCGTTAAGGGAGATATTTGATCAGAGCTATTCCACAGGCTGGCAGAATTTCATGAGGGCGCACGTTCCATATGTCCAATACCATTATGACCGTGACAATGATGCGCTCGACAGACAGCTGATCCAGACATATGAAATGATTTATAAACTCGGCGATGAAGAAGCCAGAAACCATATTGAAAGCATGGGAATCCTTCCTGAAAAATAG
- a CDS encoding beta-class carbonic anhydrase — translation MRMLDEILDFNEKFVAEKKYEEFTTTKFPNKKMVILTCMDTRLVELLPRALNIRNGDVKIVKNAGALIMHPFGSIMRSLLVAVYQLQAEEVAIIGHYDCGMSGMKPDIMIEGMKKRGVTDDMLGTLNYSGIDVEEWLHGFDNVKDSVAHSVEIVKNHPLMPKDVPVHGLVIDPSTGRLDQVIDGYNK, via the coding sequence ATGAGGATGCTTGATGAAATTCTTGATTTTAATGAAAAGTTCGTAGCTGAAAAGAAATATGAAGAATTCACCACAACGAAGTTTCCGAATAAAAAGATGGTTATTTTAACCTGCATGGATACAAGGCTTGTTGAACTTTTACCAAGGGCTTTGAATATTCGCAATGGTGATGTGAAAATTGTAAAGAATGCAGGTGCCCTGATCATGCACCCTTTCGGAAGTATCATGAGAAGTCTGCTTGTCGCTGTTTACCAGCTACAGGCAGAGGAAGTGGCGATCATTGGCCATTATGACTGCGGCATGAGCGGGATGAAGCCCGACATCATGATCGAAGGAATGAAAAAGCGCGGTGTTACAGATGATATGCTGGGAACACTGAATTATTCAGGAATAGACGTAGAGGAATGGCTTCACGGTTTCGATAACGTCAAGGACAGCGTTGCTCACAGTGTTGAAATCGTTAAAAACCATCCCTTGATGCCTAAGGATGTTCCGGTCCATGGACTAGTGATCGATCCTTCAACGGGAAGGCTTGATCAAGTGATCGATGGCTACAATAAGTAA
- the yidD gene encoding membrane protein insertion efficiency factor YidD, with the protein MLKKAFIGIIRFYQIVISPLKPPTCRFYPTCSHYGLEAIKRFGPFKGGWLTIVRILKCQPFHPGGMDPVPEEWPSKKNAKAHNH; encoded by the coding sequence ATGCTAAAAAAAGCATTCATCGGCATTATACGCTTTTATCAGATTGTCATTTCGCCATTAAAACCGCCTACATGCCGTTTCTACCCAACATGCTCCCATTACGGGCTTGAAGCGATCAAAAGATTTGGTCCCTTCAAAGGAGGATGGCTGACGATTGTACGTATCCTGAAGTGCCAGCCCTTCCATCCAGGAGGCATGGACCCGGTACCGGAAGAGTGGCCATCAAAGAAAAACGCTAAAGCTCATAACCATTAA
- a CDS encoding metal ABC transporter solute-binding protein, Zn/Mn family: MKKTAFILSLFMVIAAFLSGCGQDGADQKKNDDLLQVYTTVYPLQFFAQRIGGEYVNVETIYPPGADEHTFEPSQKDMMALADADLFFYIGLGLEGFVDKASKTLKNEDVKMVPVGESLHLDEAGDENGEHQEEANHEDETAEEGHDDEEHADEHGHGDFDPHVWLDPIYANELALAIKEQLADQMPEHKDTFDQNYTELTAQLKDLDKEFSEVIGSAKRKEILVSHSAFSYWEDRYGIQQISISGQSTTNEPSQKELQNLISHAKDEKIKYVLNEQNFNSKLAKMVQQEIGAKSLTLHNLSILTDEDIKNNETYFTLMEKNIATLEKALNE; this comes from the coding sequence ATGAAAAAAACTGCATTTATTTTATCTTTATTTATGGTCATTGCTGCTTTTCTAAGCGGCTGTGGGCAAGATGGCGCTGATCAAAAGAAGAATGATGATTTGCTGCAAGTCTACACCACTGTTTATCCACTACAGTTCTTTGCACAGCGAATTGGCGGTGAATATGTAAACGTTGAAACCATCTATCCACCGGGAGCAGATGAGCATACATTCGAGCCCTCCCAAAAAGATATGATGGCACTGGCAGACGCAGACTTATTTTTCTATATCGGTCTGGGCCTTGAAGGTTTTGTTGATAAAGCCAGCAAGACACTTAAGAACGAAGATGTAAAAATGGTACCAGTTGGTGAATCTTTGCACCTGGATGAGGCAGGCGATGAGAATGGGGAGCATCAAGAAGAAGCAAACCACGAAGATGAAACCGCTGAAGAAGGCCATGATGATGAAGAGCATGCAGATGAGCATGGTCACGGAGATTTCGACCCTCACGTCTGGCTTGACCCTATTTACGCAAACGAACTAGCTCTTGCTATCAAAGAACAATTAGCAGATCAAATGCCTGAGCATAAGGATACTTTCGACCAAAATTATACCGAGCTAACTGCGCAATTGAAGGACCTTGACAAGGAGTTTTCTGAGGTTATTGGCTCAGCCAAGCGCAAGGAAATCCTTGTATCACACTCTGCCTTTAGTTATTGGGAGGATCGTTACGGAATTCAGCAAATCAGCATTTCTGGCCAATCAACTACAAACGAGCCATCTCAAAAAGAACTTCAAAATTTGATTTCACATGCCAAAGATGAAAAGATCAAATATGTATTGAACGAACAAAACTTTAATTCCAAGCTGGCAAAAATGGTCCAGCAAGAAATCGGAGCAAAATCGCTGACACTCCATAATCTTTCCATATTGACCGATGAAGATATTAAAAATAACGAAACATATTTCACGTTAATGGAAAAAAACATCGCCACACTTGAAAAAGCACTAAACGAATAA
- a CDS encoding DUF6154 family protein, translated as MKLIDELYELYRNKLTGDEEDIDMLAFAFLEEMSREDLLKIIQDLDKQELYDLMGLYLIESLKGKFAQDDFGARSVNSYPSRNVH; from the coding sequence ATGAAACTGATTGATGAGCTATACGAACTGTACCGCAATAAATTGACCGGTGATGAAGAGGATATCGATATGCTCGCTTTTGCCTTCCTTGAAGAAATGAGTCGTGAAGACTTGTTGAAAATTATCCAGGACCTCGATAAGCAGGAGCTTTATGATTTGATGGGGCTTTACTTGATCGAGAGCTTGAAGGGAAAGTTTGCCCAGGATGATTTCGGCGCGCGCTCTGTCAATTCATATCCTTCCCGTAATGTGCACTAA
- the ytkD gene encoding RNA deprotection pyrophosphohydrolase, translated as MEKFKDMNGGVVILSFQENAFEKSARHVLVICKYLGKWLLTKHRVRGLEFPGGKMEKGETLEGAARREVMEETGAVLSRLVSIGEYQVSDKEDTFVKRIYYGEVEKIMPQDDYMETGGPVLVSGDILVERMRDEYSFIMKDDVIKHSLEFLSKKH; from the coding sequence ATGGAGAAGTTTAAAGATATGAACGGCGGAGTTGTGATTTTATCCTTTCAGGAAAACGCCTTTGAAAAAAGTGCTCGCCATGTGCTGGTAATTTGTAAATATCTAGGCAAATGGCTTTTGACCAAACATAGAGTCAGAGGTCTTGAGTTTCCAGGCGGCAAAATGGAAAAAGGTGAAACTCTGGAGGGTGCAGCTCGCCGAGAAGTCATGGAAGAGACTGGCGCAGTTTTAAGCAGGCTTGTTAGCATTGGTGAGTATCAGGTTAGTGATAAAGAGGATACATTTGTAAAAAGAATCTATTACGGTGAAGTGGAAAAAATCATGCCACAGGATGATTACATGGAAACAGGCGGCCCAGTACTTGTAAGTGGCGATATTCTCGTGGAAAGAATGAGGGACGAGTACAGTTTTATCATGAAGGACGATGTGATCAAGCATAGCCTTGAATTTTTAAGCAAAAAGCATTAA
- a CDS encoding CPBP family intramembrane glutamic endopeptidase, with protein sequence MKKFFLLVGPTLMIFIGIQVLESVIATFLLFYSWLLAVPLLGRGFPQERFKVTSKAVILGFGSGLLFFLFIFGGLKWLHIYLLDIDQLRVLLWEWGFSARGEIWLVLILLVANPIFEEVYWRGYINEKLRKDGTARYSLLMTAAFYTLYHLVSVIPIFEGIYGMFAAVPVFIAGMFWGYIREKTGAITAAIIGHVLSDMGIIFVYWFIVR encoded by the coding sequence ATGAAGAAATTCTTCCTGTTAGTTGGACCAACGCTCATGATTTTCATCGGGATTCAAGTGCTTGAGAGCGTAATCGCTACGTTTTTGCTATTCTATAGCTGGCTTTTGGCTGTGCCATTGCTTGGTCGTGGATTTCCACAGGAAAGGTTTAAAGTGACAAGCAAGGCTGTTATTTTGGGTTTCGGAAGCGGGCTGCTCTTTTTCCTATTCATTTTTGGAGGATTAAAGTGGCTGCATATTTATCTTTTGGATATCGATCAGCTGCGGGTTTTGCTTTGGGAGTGGGGATTTTCTGCTCGTGGTGAGATTTGGCTCGTGTTGATCCTGCTGGTGGCTAATCCAATTTTTGAAGAAGTCTATTGGAGAGGGTATATCAATGAAAAGCTGAGGAAGGACGGTACAGCGAGGTATAGCCTTTTGATGACTGCTGCATTCTATACGCTATACCATCTAGTTTCGGTGATTCCTATTTTTGAGGGTATATATGGGATGTTTGCAGCTGTGCCAGTTTTTATTGCGGGCATGTTTTGGGGCTATATCAGAGAAAAAACTGGTGCTATCACAGCAGCAATAATCGGACATGTATTGAGCGACATGGGAATCATTTTTGTTTATTGGTTTATCGTCAGGTGA
- a CDS encoding ABC transporter ATP-binding protein has product MDFLTLRGIHHTYFTKTSAVTALNDISLDVQEGEFVSFLGPSGCGKTTLLSIIAGLIEPTDGQVKLEGKSVKDAANQTGYMLQQDYLFPWKTIEENIFLGLKINGTLGESKKDEVLSLLRQMDLENVEKLYPKQLSGGMRQRVALVRTLATEPKLLMLDEPFSALDYQTKLKLENLVSNTFKTFGKTAILVTHDIGEAIAMSDRIFLFSPRPGRLHRTFTIPEELRNLSPFEARNHPLYTELFQNIWKELESIEPEEN; this is encoded by the coding sequence ATGGACTTTTTGACATTAAGAGGAATCCATCACACTTATTTCACAAAAACTTCTGCTGTCACTGCGCTGAATGATATTTCACTCGATGTCCAGGAAGGGGAGTTCGTATCCTTCCTGGGTCCGAGCGGCTGCGGCAAAACAACGCTGCTTTCAATCATCGCAGGGCTGATTGAGCCTACCGATGGACAGGTAAAGCTGGAAGGGAAATCAGTCAAGGATGCTGCAAACCAAACAGGATATATGCTGCAGCAGGATTATTTATTTCCTTGGAAAACAATTGAGGAAAATATTTTTCTCGGCTTGAAGATTAACGGAACTTTGGGAGAATCCAAAAAAGATGAGGTTTTATCGCTGCTTAGGCAAATGGATTTGGAGAACGTAGAAAAACTTTATCCCAAACAGCTGTCCGGGGGTATGCGACAGCGTGTGGCACTGGTTCGGACACTGGCAACAGAGCCTAAGCTGCTCATGCTCGACGAACCTTTTTCCGCATTGGACTATCAAACGAAATTAAAGCTCGAGAACCTGGTTTCAAACACCTTCAAGACTTTCGGAAAAACAGCGATTCTCGTTACACATGATATTGGAGAAGCAATAGCAATGAGTGATAGAATCTTCCTGTTTTCGCCAAGACCAGGACGCTTGCATAGAACTTTCACTATACCAGAGGAGCTACGAAACTTAAGTCCTTTCGAAGCTAGAAACCATCCTTTATACACCGAACTGTTCCAGAACATATGGAAGGAGTTGGAATCGATTGAACCAGAAGAAAACTGA
- the ytzI gene encoding YtzI protein, with protein sequence MYTVLIISVIIVIIVLILSVVTTSKAYQYKHTVDPIDENSTHEDSNDENK encoded by the coding sequence ATGTATACCGTTTTGATTATCTCAGTCATTATCGTTATCATAGTTTTAATATTAAGTGTAGTTACCACTTCAAAAGCATATCAGTATAAACACACTGTCGACCCGATTGATGAAAATAGCACCCACGAAGATTCTAATGATGAAAACAAATAA